From the Thomasclavelia ramosa DSM 1402 genome, the window ACGAAAGAGGGACTTAAAGCTAAGTCCTTTTCTTTTGCATTGATTGAGGTGTAGTCATGCTAATTAAATACGGAAACTTAGATGTGACAAGTCGACTGCTTGACTATAAGATTTCAAGTTCTTTTGCGGAGGGTTATCTTATTGGTAATGTTCCAACAATCCAGCTGAATCTTAAGTTTGATAACTATGATGGAATTCTCGATAATCTTGATACTGAAGTGTATTGGGAAATTCAAGAAACTAATGCTTCAGATAAAAGATATTTTAAGATATATGATCAACCCGAAAAGTATACTAAATCGTTGAGCCTAAAACTGTATGACAATAACTATTCTCTAGATATTGCGTATGATACAAAACTTACATATCCAGTACAAATAAAAGACCAGTTGGATGAAATAGAAAGTCTAACTGGTTTTTCTATAATCAGAACTAACATTCCTGATTATGTATTGAATAAAGAAGTTGCGTGGTATGACAATACAATTGTTATAAGAAGTTATCTAGGCTGGATAGCTGAACTTTGCGGGGCTAACGTGTTTGCAAAGGAAATTAATTCGCTTGAATTTGTAAAAGTTACAAAGGATGTATTTGCAAACACAGATACCTTAACAAATTATGAAAAGAATGAAGTTTATAAAGTGACTCGTATATATGCAGAGAATGGATTGAATCCACTTGAAGCAGGTAATGAAACAGGAAATACGATGTTTCTTAATGCAAATAATCTTTATCTCGATGAACAATTGATTGTAGATTCTCTATACGAACAGTTCGATGGTTTAACATTCTATTCAGTAAAATCTGTAAAGATGATTTCTATTGATAATTTATTACCAGGTAAATTGATTAATTATAATGATGAATTCAATTTTATGGTAATTGATTTATCAAATACATTTAAGGGTGGAAATTTTCTATTATCTGATATAGATGGAACCGTAACTACCAAAAATGAAGAACGTGTTATCAAGAGAATAAACAATACAACACGCATACGAAAGCTGCAGATAACGCAAGATCAGGAATCACTTAAACTGGATGTCATCGCAAAAGAGCAAGAAGGGCTTAATGAAAAAGTCGGGCAGCTTACAATTACTAATGAAGAAATTAACACTAAGATAGAAGAAATCAATACTAAGATAGAGGATATTGATACTTCTTTATATAGAGCTTTTATGATATCAGATGCAACTGTTTTAAATGAACAAAATAAATCAATTGTCCTGTCTTGTCAAGTTGTTAACGGGACTACTGATATTACACCTGACCAGACTGATATACAGTTTCAATGGTATAAAAATGAAGAAAAATTTAAAACTGGCAAATCAGTGACATTGACAGGCAATGATATTGATGTAAGTGCTAATTTTAAGTGTATAGTTTCTATAAGCGGAATTGAATTAGATACAGGAAGTGTAACTATAACTGATAATAATGACATTGCTAATTTAGGCAACAGTTTTCTTGATGTTACCGGTTCACAGTTAGTACAGATTTTAAATACTGACGGAACTTATAGCCCTAACTGGGAAATTAACAACATTACGATTACTCCAGCAGTTTTAGATGGATTATTAAATGTGGATTTAAGTAATTGTGATATTGTCTTTAAAAAGATAATCAACAGTTCAGAAACTGGACTTACGAATGGCGAGAATGTTAGCAATGGAATATTGAATGTAAGTAAAAATATTATGACCAAGGCTAATCCGGCGGTTACATATGTCTGTTATGTATCGTATAAAAACACAAGTATTAAACTGTTTACGTCATTTAGTTTAAATGTACTGGGTAAGGACGGTGCTGACGGTAGTGATGGAAAAGATGGAGCAGTGGGACCGCAAGGTCCAACTGGGGATGATGGTGTTAGTGTGATTAGTATCACACCTTACTTTGCAGTTAATGCCAGCAGTACGACACCACCTGACAGCGGATGGATAACTGCTCAACCGGTTAGAGCAAATGGGCAGTATCTATGGCGCAAAGATACGACAAAATTTAGTAATAATACTACCTCAACAACAATTCCATTCGTCATTACCGGAGATAAAGGCGATACTGGTCCACAAGGGCTTCAGGGACTTCAGGGTCCACAAGGTAATCAGGGAATTCAAGGACCGGCTGGACCTAAAGGAAATGATGGTTCTAGTGGAAAGACTTCGTATTTTCACATTAAATATAGCAGTGTTGCCAGTCCGACAAGCTCTAGTCAAATGACGGAAACTCCGTCGGTTTATATTGGTACTTATGTTGATTACACTGAAACCGACAGTACAGATCCAACAAAATATACATGGGCGAGATTTCAGGGAATTCAGGGAGCTCAGGGGACACAAGGAATACCGGGAACTAATGGTGTAGATGGCAAGACTTCTTATCTCCATATAAAATATTCTAATGATGGCGGGAAGTCGTTTACTGCAAACAGTGGAGAGACAGCAGGTGATTATATTGGACAGTGTGTAGACTTTAATTCTAATGATCCTACAAATGTTGACAGTTATACATGGTCTAAAATCAAAGGTGAACAAGGACCTCAGGGAATTAAGGGGGTTGCTGGAGCGGATGGAGTAAGTTCTTATTTCTATATAAGATACTCTCAAAACGCTAATGGTAACCCGATGACTGACAGTGCTGAGAATGCTGTTTATATTGGTACATGCTCAACAACATCAAATACAGCTCCGAGCTCATATGTTTCATATAAATGGAGCAAGATCAAAGGAGATACTGGAAGCAAAGGAGAACAAGGAATTCAGGGACCGAAGGGAAGCGATGGACAAACTTCGTATCTACATATTAAGTACAGTGATGACGGAAAAACTTTTACCTCAAATAATGGAGAAACACCAGGTAAATATATTGGAACATATGTGGATTTTTCTGAAGCTGACAGTGCAGTTTTTAATAAATACTCATGGGTTAAAATAGAAGGACCACAGGGCGTACAGGGACCTAAAGGAGTAGATGGGAAGCAGTATTATACATGGCTTAAATATGCGGATACACCTACAAGTGGTATGAGTGACAGCCCAACTGGAAAAGCATATATTGGTTTAGCGTATAATAAGACCACTGCAACAGAAAGCAGTAATTATTCAGATTATACATGGTCTTTAATCAAAGGTGAGAAAGGTGATACTGGAATTCAGGGACCAAAGGGTACAGATGGTAAAACAACCTATACATGGGTTAAGTATGCAACAAGTGCCAGTGGTGCTAATATGTCTGATGATCCATCGGGTAAAACATACATAGGTTTAGCTTACAACAAGACAACCCTTACGGAATCAACTTCAGCCAGTGATTATACATGGAGTTTGATTAAAGGTGATAAGGGTGACAAAGGTGACGATGGTACGGTTCATAGTGCTACTGCACCTAGTGATAAAACTAAGTTATGGTTTGATACAACTGATAATCTTCTAAAATACTGGAACGGTACTACATGGGAAGTGACTAATGATTTTGCTGGTGATATCAATGATATGAAGCAGAATATTACCACTGAATATACTTCTGCGATCAACCAGCTTAAAGAATCGCTGACTACACTGGTTGAAAAACTACAGACTTCTACTACTGACAATTCAACTTTGATAGAGCAGTTATCCAGTCAGATAGTCCAAAATGCAAGTTCAATTTCATTGATTACAAACAGTATAAGCAGTATTAATGATAATCTAACTGGTATGGCCACAAAAGAGGAAATCTCACAGTGGGCTAGATTTCAGGATGGTGTATTAGAACTAGGTGCAAGCAATAGTCCCTTTGCTGTTAAATTATCTAATACGGAATTAGGATTCTATCAAAATGGAAGCAGAATAGCATATCTGTCAAACCAACAGCTTAACATTGAATATGCCATTGTAATGACGAAATTAAATATCGGAACATTCAGCTGGAATTATGATGCTACTGATGGTCTGACATTAACTTAGGAGGTGTGTGAATGGCAACTTTTGGAACAAGTAATAAATATATAAACTACAGTGTTAACAGTCAGGAGCTGAGCTATGACATAAATTCAAACACCTCTGTTGTACGAGTTTGGATAGATGTATGGCGAACAAACACAGGTTATACTACAAATGGAACAGGTACAGTATATGCTCGTATAAACGGCGGAGTATACAGTACTGGTATAAGTACTGGACAGAAAATTACATCAACACCGATTCGTTTGGGTACATGGGATGTTACTATTAGTCATGATGCTGACGGTTCAAAAGCTATAAGCGTTACTGGTTGGATAAGTCACAGTCAGTTCAGTTCAAGCGAGCAGGGTTATACACATACATTAACTACAATTCCAAGAGTGTCAGGAGTACGATGTGATGGTGGAACTTTTGGGAGTGCGTTAACTATTTATTTTGATAGAAAATCAGATAATTTTACTCACCATCTTTATTATAGTCTAAATGGTGGTCCTGAAACTGGTATAGGTGCTGACTACAGCACATCAGCTACGTGGACACCACCACTAAGTTTGTTAAATAGTGTAACAGGTGCGGACAGTACAGCAATAATGTTTCGAGCATATACCTTTAATGGTGGAACGAACATAGGAAGCAGTACTTGTACTTGTACTGTTAAAATACCGACGAATATTGTTCCGACTTTTACAAGTATTACTGCAACACCGGTAAATCCATTTGGTTCACTCTATCTGCAAGGAAAATCCAGCATTAAATTAACAATTAACGGGGCATCAGGAGTATATGGAAGTACTATTAAAACTTACAGTATTAGTGGTAGAGATTACAGTTATAGTGGTGATAAAAATACATATACCACCGGTGTGGTTGATAAAAGCGGTGATATAACATTCACCGCAACGATTACTGATAGTCGAGGAAGAACAGCAAGTAAAACGGTTAAAGTCACGGTTACTGCGTATACACTGCCTACATTAACTTTTGAAACATACAGATGCGACAGTTCGGGAACTAAAGATATAATCAAGGGTACTTACATTTATGTTAAGCCTACATTTACTTATTGTGTTATAACTGGGAATGCAATAAAAACTAAAAGTATAAAAATCAACAATACAAGTAAATCAACTGCGTTTAACAGTGGACAAGGATATGTATTTAGTGGTTATGCGTTAAATACTACCCATGAAGTAGAAGTTTCCATTACTGATAATGTTGGAAATACAGTAACTGTAATTCACGATATAGATATTGGTAAAGTTATACTTAATATTCCCCCTCACAAAAACGGTGTCGGCTGGGGACGCTATTGCGATAAAGAAGGTGAATTTCAAATTGAGTATGACTTGAACATATTTGGAAAAATATTAAAAAATGGTGAAGAATTACCAGTATTTACGAAAAATGGAAATTATTCAGTCCCTCCAGCCCCTATTGAGAAAAAGGACATTTATTTTAAATATAGTACAGAAGAACAGTTTACGGGCGAATACTGGATAGATGGCAAAAAGATATATCAAAAATCTTACAATTTAGGTACTATTAATGCTTTTAAAAAAATAGAAAATATTGCAAATTTTGATAGAAATATAAGATATGAATTTTCAATGCGAGCGAACGATAAAATAAGTGGTATGAATGGAAATTCAAGTACTGATTTATTTGTCACTACGGGTGGAGATGTTTACATCAATACCAACGGTAATACTAGATACGATGTAGTATTGACATTATGGTACACGAAAAATTAAAGATGAAAGGACGGCATGAAATTATGATTAAAACACATGAATTAGACGTTACGGCAAGTAAATTTAGTGAACTTTTGGAATCAAATTACAAAATTATAAAACAAAATGATTACGAGCAGAATGATTATATTTTATTTAGAGAAATCGAAACTGTCGAAGAAGAAGTTAGTTATACTTCGAAATCACAGTTAACGCAGATTAAACAGATTATTAATGATGAAGGTATCAAGGAAGGCTATGTATTAGCTGTACTTAATAAAATTTAAACTGAAGGTGAGGAAAATGAAAAAAATGAATGTTTTAAATAATATGAATTACATGGACACATACAATGCGATTACTGGAGCGGTAGTCGCTTTTTTAAGCTTTATTTTTGGAGAACACTGGATTTTATTTGCTTTGTTCTTATTATTTAATGTTATTGATTGGATTACTGGCTGTATGAAATCGAAATTGGCCAATAAAACCAATTCGCAAAAAGGATGGCTAGGTGTCTTAAAGAAATTAGGCTATTGGATTATGATTCTTGTGGCTTTTGCTGCATCTGTTTTATTTATAGAGATTGGCACTACACTAGGAATTGATCTTGGCATTACAACATTAATCGGATGGTTTGTATTAGGGTCATTAGCTGTTAATGAGATTAGATCAATCATAGAAAATCTTGTAGAAGCAGGTTATAACGTACCATCCATTTTAACAAGAGGTTTAGAAGTGGCGGATAAATTAATTAATAAAGAAAGTGGGGATAATTAACATGGAATTAAATGAAACTATCGAAATGATGAATAGTAACGGTTATAAAGAGAGATTTAGAGGTGAGTATTTTCAAGCAAAAATCCGTTATGATAAATTAGATGCAATGACTGTTAAATATGAAGCTGGAACTTTAAACTTTAGACCTAGTTGTTCTTTAGAACTTTTAAAAGAGCAAAAAGGGTATATGGGTAATTATATTAGATGCTTAAAAATTCGTGCAGAAATCGAAGGAATTGATTTAAAGGAGGATAAATAATATGGCAGTATTAACAGCATCACAATTAGTGGATAAAGTAAAAGCAGTAGCAAATACAGCTACTGCTTATAAATTAGGAACTTTCGGAAATAAAACATCTGGTGGTAAAAGACAGTGGGATTGCTCTGGTTTGTTAAAAGGAATCTTATGGGGCTATCCTGATAATGGTAAATATTTAAAGAATGGTGTATTGGATCAGAATGCTGATACTATTATTAGTAAGTGTAGCGGAGTGTCTACGGATTTTAGCAATATTGTTTCAGGTGAAATCGTCTGGATGAAAGGTCATATGGGTATTTATATTGGTAATGGCAAAGTAGTTGAAGCTACTCCTAAATGGGATAATGGTGTTCAAGTTTCAACTTGTGCTAATGTTTCAAATGGATCTAAATCTAGAAAATGGACTAAACATGGCAAAAGTCCCTATATTGATTATGGCACTACTGTATCAACCCCTGCACCAGAACCTTCTCAACCTGTCGATGACTGGTTAAATAGATTAAATGCAGAAATTGCTAGACAAGGATTCTCCAGTTATCCAACTGTAAAAAAAGGTGCGAAGGGTGGTATTACTAGATTAATTCAAGAACGATTAAACAGTGTGGGATTTAATTTGGTTGTTGATGGGGACTTTGGCAAAAAGACTAAAGAAGCTATTATCGTGTTTCAAAGAAATCGTGGTCTTGTTCAAGATGGTGTAGTAGGATCTAATACATGGGACTGGTTATTAAAAGGAACTAAAATGTAAAGATTATGGAAAAGGTATACTTAAAAATAAATGCTGAAGA encodes:
- a CDS encoding collagen-like protein; translated protein: MLIKYGNLDVTSRLLDYKISSSFAEGYLIGNVPTIQLNLKFDNYDGILDNLDTEVYWEIQETNASDKRYFKIYDQPEKYTKSLSLKLYDNNYSLDIAYDTKLTYPVQIKDQLDEIESLTGFSIIRTNIPDYVLNKEVAWYDNTIVIRSYLGWIAELCGANVFAKEINSLEFVKVTKDVFANTDTLTNYEKNEVYKVTRIYAENGLNPLEAGNETGNTMFLNANNLYLDEQLIVDSLYEQFDGLTFYSVKSVKMISIDNLLPGKLINYNDEFNFMVIDLSNTFKGGNFLLSDIDGTVTTKNEERVIKRINNTTRIRKLQITQDQESLKLDVIAKEQEGLNEKVGQLTITNEEINTKIEEINTKIEDIDTSLYRAFMISDATVLNEQNKSIVLSCQVVNGTTDITPDQTDIQFQWYKNEEKFKTGKSVTLTGNDIDVSANFKCIVSISGIELDTGSVTITDNNDIANLGNSFLDVTGSQLVQILNTDGTYSPNWEINNITITPAVLDGLLNVDLSNCDIVFKKIINSSETGLTNGENVSNGILNVSKNIMTKANPAVTYVCYVSYKNTSIKLFTSFSLNVLGKDGADGSDGKDGAVGPQGPTGDDGVSVISITPYFAVNASSTTPPDSGWITAQPVRANGQYLWRKDTTKFSNNTTSTTIPFVITGDKGDTGPQGLQGLQGPQGNQGIQGPAGPKGNDGSSGKTSYFHIKYSSVASPTSSSQMTETPSVYIGTYVDYTETDSTDPTKYTWARFQGIQGAQGTQGIPGTNGVDGKTSYLHIKYSNDGGKSFTANSGETAGDYIGQCVDFNSNDPTNVDSYTWSKIKGEQGPQGIKGVAGADGVSSYFYIRYSQNANGNPMTDSAENAVYIGTCSTTSNTAPSSYVSYKWSKIKGDTGSKGEQGIQGPKGSDGQTSYLHIKYSDDGKTFTSNNGETPGKYIGTYVDFSEADSAVFNKYSWVKIEGPQGVQGPKGVDGKQYYTWLKYADTPTSGMSDSPTGKAYIGLAYNKTTATESSNYSDYTWSLIKGEKGDTGIQGPKGTDGKTTYTWVKYATSASGANMSDDPSGKTYIGLAYNKTTLTESTSASDYTWSLIKGDKGDKGDDGTVHSATAPSDKTKLWFDTTDNLLKYWNGTTWEVTNDFAGDINDMKQNITTEYTSAINQLKESLTTLVEKLQTSTTDNSTLIEQLSSQIVQNASSISLITNSISSINDNLTGMATKEEISQWARFQDGVLELGASNSPFAVKLSNTELGFYQNGSRIAYLSNQQLNIEYAIVMTKLNIGTFSWNYDATDGLTLT
- a CDS encoding DUF859 family phage minor structural protein; its protein translation is MATFGTSNKYINYSVNSQELSYDINSNTSVVRVWIDVWRTNTGYTTNGTGTVYARINGGVYSTGISTGQKITSTPIRLGTWDVTISHDADGSKAISVTGWISHSQFSSSEQGYTHTLTTIPRVSGVRCDGGTFGSALTIYFDRKSDNFTHHLYYSLNGGPETGIGADYSTSATWTPPLSLLNSVTGADSTAIMFRAYTFNGGTNIGSSTCTCTVKIPTNIVPTFTSITATPVNPFGSLYLQGKSSIKLTINGASGVYGSTIKTYSISGRDYSYSGDKNTYTTGVVDKSGDITFTATITDSRGRTASKTVKVTVTAYTLPTLTFETYRCDSSGTKDIIKGTYIYVKPTFTYCVITGNAIKTKSIKINNTSKSTAFNSGQGYVFSGYALNTTHEVEVSITDNVGNTVTVIHDIDIGKVILNIPPHKNGVGWGRYCDKEGEFQIEYDLNIFGKILKNGEELPVFTKNGNYSVPPAPIEKKDIYFKYSTEEQFTGEYWIDGKKIYQKSYNLGTINAFKKIENIANFDRNIRYEFSMRANDKISGMNGNSSTDLFVTTGGDVYINTNGNTRYDVVLTLWYTKN
- a CDS encoding DUF3850 domain-containing protein, which translates into the protein MIKTHELDVTASKFSELLESNYKIIKQNDYEQNDYILFREIETVEEEVSYTSKSQLTQIKQIINDEGIKEGYVLAVLNKI
- a CDS encoding phage holin family protein, with the protein product MKKMNVLNNMNYMDTYNAITGAVVAFLSFIFGEHWILFALFLLFNVIDWITGCMKSKLANKTNSQKGWLGVLKKLGYWIMILVAFAASVLFIEIGTTLGIDLGITTLIGWFVLGSLAVNEIRSIIENLVEAGYNVPSILTRGLEVADKLINKESGDN
- a CDS encoding crAss001_48 related protein is translated as MELNETIEMMNSNGYKERFRGEYFQAKIRYDKLDAMTVKYEAGTLNFRPSCSLELLKEQKGYMGNYIRCLKIRAEIEGIDLKEDK
- a CDS encoding peptidoglycan-binding protein: MAVLTASQLVDKVKAVANTATAYKLGTFGNKTSGGKRQWDCSGLLKGILWGYPDNGKYLKNGVLDQNADTIISKCSGVSTDFSNIVSGEIVWMKGHMGIYIGNGKVVEATPKWDNGVQVSTCANVSNGSKSRKWTKHGKSPYIDYGTTVSTPAPEPSQPVDDWLNRLNAEIARQGFSSYPTVKKGAKGGITRLIQERLNSVGFNLVVDGDFGKKTKEAIIVFQRNRGLVQDGVVGSNTWDWLLKGTKM